The Streptomyces sp. HSG2 genome has a segment encoding these proteins:
- a CDS encoding PhoX family protein — MRESLPLIGTPSGTHPGGRSAMTCRFRCGDACFHEVPNTSRNEYVGDVIAGALSRRSMMRAAAMVTVATAGASAVTVAGAPEARAVPGSGRGHGGGGARDGARGLRFTPVAPNTRDAVVVPEGYRQRVLIRWGEPILRGAPEFDPENQSAAAQAGQFGYNNDFLALLPVRGERGRWILVANHEYTDEALMFRDYDADAPTREQVEIAWAAHGLATVVVEEDRRGGGLSPVRRHRLNRRLTATSEFRLTGPAAGSALCRTSADPSGEKVLGTLNNCSGGATPWGTTLHGEENFNQYFANGSRETDTRYGIGTGAGARKWERFDERFDVSREPNEPHRFGYVVELDPHDPDSTPRKHTLLGRFKHEGATVRLTGDGRPVVYSGDDERFDYFYKFVGSERMRRGDSLWAREHNMSLLDEGTLYVARLSGDSPEIEIDGSGTLPSDGEFDGDGEWIPLVTASASGAVSHVAGMTAEEVCVFTRLAGDKVGATKMDRPEDIEPSPKTGKVYVALTNNSQRGRTGQAGPDEANPRVGNKHGHVLELTEHRNRADSTRFGWSLFLVAGDPEDPATYFAGFPKDRVSPISCPDNVAFDDHGNLWISTDGNALGGHDGLFGVATRGDRRGELKQFLTVPTGAETCGPIIQDRRVLVAVQHPGEVDGASVENPASSWPDGAGGLVRPAVVVVWREDGRDIGA, encoded by the coding sequence GTGCGCGAGTCGCTGCCGTTGATCGGAACGCCGTCCGGTACGCATCCTGGCGGCCGGTCCGCCATGACGTGTCGTTTTCGCTGTGGGGACGCCTGCTTCCACGAGGTTCCCAACACCAGCCGCAACGAGTACGTCGGCGACGTCATCGCGGGTGCTCTCAGCCGCCGTTCGATGATGCGCGCCGCCGCCATGGTCACCGTGGCCACGGCGGGCGCCTCGGCGGTCACCGTGGCGGGGGCCCCCGAGGCGCGGGCCGTGCCCGGGTCCGGACGAGGGCACGGCGGGGGCGGGGCCCGCGACGGTGCCCGCGGCCTGAGATTCACGCCGGTCGCGCCCAACACCCGGGACGCCGTCGTCGTACCGGAGGGCTACCGGCAGCGGGTGCTGATCCGCTGGGGCGAGCCCATCCTTCGGGGGGCCCCGGAGTTCGACCCCGAGAACCAGTCGGCGGCGGCCCAGGCAGGCCAGTTCGGCTACAACAACGACTTCCTCGCCCTGCTTCCGGTCCGGGGGGAACGGGGCCGATGGATCCTCGTCGCGAACCACGAGTACACCGACGAGGCGCTGATGTTCCGCGACTACGACGCGGACGCCCCCACGCGGGAGCAGGTCGAGATCGCCTGGGCGGCACACGGCCTGGCCACCGTGGTGGTCGAGGAGGACCGTCGCGGCGGCGGCCTCTCCCCGGTACGACGCCATCGGCTCAACCGGCGCCTCACGGCGACGTCGGAGTTCCGCCTGACGGGCCCGGCGGCGGGCTCCGCGCTGTGCCGCACCTCCGCCGACCCCTCCGGGGAGAAGGTCCTCGGGACGCTCAACAACTGCTCCGGCGGCGCCACTCCGTGGGGCACCACGCTGCACGGCGAGGAGAACTTCAACCAGTATTTCGCCAACGGCTCCCGGGAGACCGACACCCGTTACGGCATCGGAACCGGCGCCGGCGCACGCAAGTGGGAGCGGTTCGACGAGCGGTTCGACGTCTCGCGGGAACCCAACGAGCCGCACCGCTTCGGCTACGTCGTGGAACTGGATCCGCACGATCCCGACTCGACCCCGCGCAAGCACACGCTGCTGGGCCGGTTCAAGCACGAGGGGGCCACCGTGCGGCTCACCGGGGACGGCCGTCCCGTCGTCTACTCGGGTGACGACGAGCGCTTCGACTACTTCTACAAGTTCGTCGGAAGCGAGAGGATGCGACGGGGGGACTCCCTGTGGGCCCGGGAGCACAACATGTCGCTGCTCGACGAGGGAACCCTGTACGTGGCCCGGCTCTCCGGGGACTCTCCCGAGATCGAGATCGACGGCAGCGGGACGCTCCCCTCGGACGGGGAGTTCGACGGCGACGGCGAGTGGATTCCGCTGGTCACCGCCTCCGCCTCCGGCGCCGTCTCGCACGTGGCGGGGATGACGGCCGAGGAGGTGTGCGTCTTCACCAGGCTCGCCGGGGACAAGGTGGGCGCGACCAAGATGGACCGTCCCGAGGACATCGAGCCCTCTCCGAAGACCGGCAAGGTGTATGTCGCTCTCACCAACAACTCCCAGCGCGGCCGGACGGGGCAGGCCGGCCCCGACGAGGCGAACCCTCGCGTCGGCAACAAGCACGGACACGTCCTGGAACTGACCGAACACCGCAACCGGGCGGACAGCACCCGGTTCGGCTGGTCGCTGTTCCTCGTCGCGGGCGACCCCGAGGACCCCGCCACGTACTTCGCCGGGTTCCCGAAGGACCGGGTCAGCCCGATCTCCTGTCCGGACAACGTGGCCTTCGACGACCACGGCAATCTGTGGATCTCCACCGACGGCAACGCGCTCGGCGGCCACGACGGGCTGTTCGGCGTGGCGACCCGAGGCGACCGACGGGGTGAGCTGAAGCAGTTCCTGACCGTGCCGACCGGCGCCGAGACCTGCGGACCGATCATTCAGGACCGTCGGGTCCTCGTCGCGGTCCAGCACCCGGGCGAGGTCGACGGGGCGTCCGTGGAGAACCCGGCCAGCTCGTGGCCCGACGGAGCCGGTGGACTCGTTCGCCCGGCGGTCGTGGTGGTCTGGCGGGAGGACGGCCGCGACATCGGCGCCTGA
- a CDS encoding VWA domain-containing protein produces the protein MPAVAPAPQAAEPTRTDGTPGPAEEASAAHGETTPRGPAISSARLRSRAPGLADSYRAAGAALRKHGLAGTRAKVYLVLDRSASMRPYYKDGSTQALAERTLALAAQVDPGATVRVVFFSTEVDGVGELTLRDHEGVIERLHTGLGRMGRTNYHAAVTEVIALHGKSDDPAAPALVVFQTDGAPDARTPATKALAQAAADHPKVFFSFVAFGDPRGKASDYLRRLGTGNTGYFLAGESPREVPDKDLYTAVLAAWRP, from the coding sequence GTGCCCGCCGTCGCGCCTGCCCCGCAGGCCGCCGAGCCCACCCGGACCGACGGCACGCCCGGCCCCGCGGAGGAGGCTTCCGCCGCACACGGCGAGACGACCCCCCGTGGACCGGCGATCTCCTCGGCACGGTTGCGTTCCCGGGCACCCGGCCTGGCCGACTCCTACCGCGCGGCGGGCGCGGCCCTCAGGAAGCACGGGCTCGCAGGCACCCGGGCCAAGGTCTATCTGGTGCTCGACCGCTCCGCTTCCATGCGCCCGTACTACAAGGACGGCTCCACCCAGGCGCTCGCCGAGCGGACGCTGGCGCTGGCGGCCCAGGTCGACCCCGGAGCGACGGTGCGGGTCGTCTTCTTCTCCACCGAGGTCGACGGTGTCGGCGAGCTGACCCTCCGCGACCACGAGGGCGTGATCGAACGGCTGCACACCGGACTCGGACGGATGGGCCGCACCAACTACCACGCCGCCGTGACGGAGGTGATCGCGCTGCACGGGAAGTCCGACGACCCGGCCGCCCCCGCCCTCGTCGTCTTCCAGACCGACGGCGCCCCCGACGCCAGGACGCCGGCCACCAAGGCGCTCGCCCAGGCCGCGGCCGACCATCCGAAGGTGTTCTTCTCCTTCGTCGCCTTCGGAGACCCCCGGGGCAAGGCGTCCGACTACCTCAGGCGGCTCGGCACCGGCAACACGGGATACTTCCTGGCGGGCGAGTCGCCGCGCGAGGTGCCCGACAAGGACCTCTACACCGCCGTCCTGGCCGCCTGGCGGCCCTGA
- a CDS encoding PP2C family protein-serine/threonine phosphatase: MVRAARQETTFPREKPLTLRGHSVAWVPPLVLLVGIVVIDLTTGVFGIVAWTVLVPGIAAALSGLRTTAVFAVLSLVVYILVTSVWWHWNETEVAGFVLVLVGGLLATVACAVRLRGVRRMLHMRDIADTTGRVVLRPLPPGWGGLEHSAVYLSADVEARVGGDFYDIQPGPHGTRVLLGDVQGKGLGAVEAAAALLGTFREAAYHDQGLGEVADRLEKRMLRHRAHTAALGRADGDRFATALLLGFPVGDAGAVEVVVFGHDPPLVLRPGAVRTPVVVGGLPLGYAALGSGLPPVCRVELAPDETLLLVTDGVTEARDPAGEFYPYVDELTRAVESDPHLQGPDRLVAFVLDGVLRHTEGRLTDDTTIFAVRRRRR, translated from the coding sequence GTGGTGCGGGCGGCCAGGCAGGAGACCACCTTCCCGCGGGAGAAGCCGCTCACCCTGCGGGGGCACAGCGTCGCCTGGGTGCCGCCGCTGGTGCTGCTCGTCGGCATCGTGGTGATCGACCTCACCACCGGAGTCTTCGGGATCGTGGCCTGGACGGTTCTGGTGCCGGGCATCGCCGCGGCGCTCAGCGGGCTCAGGACGACGGCGGTCTTCGCCGTGCTGTCCCTGGTCGTGTACATCCTCGTCACGTCCGTCTGGTGGCACTGGAACGAGACCGAGGTGGCGGGTTTCGTGTTGGTCCTGGTGGGCGGTCTGCTCGCCACCGTGGCGTGCGCGGTCCGACTGCGGGGCGTGCGCCGCATGCTGCACATGCGCGACATCGCCGACACCACCGGACGGGTGGTCCTGCGGCCGCTCCCACCGGGGTGGGGCGGCCTGGAGCACTCGGCCGTCTACCTCTCCGCCGATGTCGAGGCGCGCGTCGGCGGGGACTTCTACGACATCCAGCCCGGCCCGCACGGTACCCGGGTCCTCCTCGGCGACGTCCAGGGCAAGGGGCTGGGCGCCGTCGAGGCCGCGGCGGCGCTGCTCGGCACCTTCCGTGAGGCCGCCTACCACGACCAGGGCCTCGGGGAGGTCGCCGACCGCCTGGAGAAGCGGATGCTCCGGCACCGGGCGCACACCGCGGCCCTCGGCCGGGCCGACGGCGACCGCTTCGCCACGGCCCTGCTGCTCGGTTTCCCGGTGGGCGACGCCGGGGCGGTGGAGGTCGTCGTCTTCGGGCACGACCCCCCTCTGGTCCTCCGGCCCGGCGCCGTGCGAACCCCGGTCGTGGTCGGAGGACTCCCTCTGGGCTATGCCGCGCTCGGCTCGGGTCTGCCGCCGGTGTGTCGGGTCGAGCTCGCACCCGACGAGACGTTGTTGCTGGTCACCGATGGTGTGACCGAGGCCAGGGATCCAGCGGGAGAGTTCTATCCCTATGTCGACGAGCTGACCCGTGCCGTCGAGTCCGATCCGCACCTTCAGGGCCCCGACCGTCTCGTCGCCTTCGTCCTGGACGGCGTGCTGAGGCACACCGAGGGTCGGTTGACCGACGACACCACCATCTTCGCCGTGCGCCGCCGCCGACGCTGA
- a CDS encoding transglutaminaseTgpA domain-containing protein, whose product MSQVVPGSGRAPATVPAERTPDVFGPRVHRVASWATPIAVGLVYGYWAASNRRAGGPITGWNVLFGLVTALAFAVAYVVVREIAEGRRREAHAALWAAFAGCAFGFLYSQTGSSVLLSVGLSLLVAAGFLVALVYRFATREEPGDPGDGRGTGGGTLPVQGADNTRTTKEGRART is encoded by the coding sequence ATGTCTCAGGTGGTACCGGGGTCCGGGCGAGCGCCCGCGACCGTTCCGGCCGAGCGGACGCCCGACGTCTTCGGGCCGCGCGTCCACCGTGTGGCGAGTTGGGCGACCCCGATCGCCGTGGGTCTGGTCTACGGCTACTGGGCGGCGTCGAACCGACGCGCGGGCGGACCCATCACCGGCTGGAACGTGCTGTTCGGTCTGGTGACCGCGCTCGCCTTCGCGGTGGCCTACGTGGTGGTGCGAGAGATCGCCGAGGGGCGGCGCCGGGAGGCGCACGCCGCGCTCTGGGCGGCGTTCGCGGGCTGCGCCTTCGGCTTCCTGTACAGCCAGACCGGCAGCAGCGTGCTGCTGTCGGTCGGCCTGTCCCTCCTGGTCGCCGCCGGTTTCCTCGTCGCGCTCGTCTACCGGTTCGCCACGCGGGAAGAGCCCGGCGACCCGGGCGACGGCCGAGGAACAGGCGGCGGGACCCTGCCCGTCCAGGGCGCGGACAACACGCGGACGACCAAGGAAGGGCGAGCGAGGACATGA
- a CDS encoding VOC family protein — MTIDDTPIHLTRAAHVGVSVSDLDVSIAFYQALTGREPVARGVIDSVPFGGSQGLPNAGLRYATINLDGLGIDLIQFQDPVGERTNGMANRPGSMHLCFEVEDFDAVYRRMRDAGYAFLGDDYTFTAGEVTPEDALGTRVAYFNDPDGTNLEIIRPRGGFAR; from the coding sequence ATGACGATCGACGACACACCCATCCATCTCACCCGTGCCGCGCACGTGGGGGTCTCGGTCTCGGATCTCGATGTCTCCATCGCGTTCTACCAGGCCCTGACCGGGCGGGAACCCGTCGCCCGGGGAGTGATCGACAGCGTTCCGTTCGGCGGCTCCCAGGGTCTGCCGAACGCCGGCCTCCGCTACGCCACGATCAACTTGGACGGTCTCGGCATCGACCTCATCCAGTTCCAGGACCCCGTGGGCGAGCGGACGAACGGCATGGCGAACCGTCCCGGCTCCATGCACCTGTGCTTCGAGGTCGAAGACTTCGACGCGGTGTACCGGCGGATGAGGGACGCCGGGTACGCCTTCCTCGGCGACGACTACACGTTCACGGCGGGTGAGGTCACGCCCGAGGACGCGCTGGGGACCAGGGTCGCCTACTTCAACGACCCCGACGGGACCAACCTGGAGATCATCCGGCCTCGAGGCGGCTTCGCGCGCTGA
- the metG gene encoding methionine--tRNA ligase yields MARHLITSALPYINGIKHLGNMVGSMLPADVYARYLRRRGHEVLYICATDEHGTPAELAAKERGLPVEEFCAQAHDAQRAIYDGFSLAFDHFGRSSSPQNHEITQEIARELKANGFLEERSIRQVYSIADDRFLPDRYIVGTCPHCGYDKARGDQCENCTRVLDPTDLVDARSAISGSADLEVRETKHLFLLQSALAGEVEAWVDERADDWPVLASSIARKWLTEGLHDRAITRDLDWGVPVPADTWPDLAAEGKVFYVWFDAPIEYVGATKEWADQDPENRDWRSWWWESHDDVRYTQFMGKDNVPFHSVMFPATLLGTRAPWKKVDVIKAFNWLNYYGGKFSTSQRRGVFTHDALEVLPADYWRYFMMANAPESDDASFTWEHFTTTVNKDLADTLGNFVNRVLSFSRKRFGETVPAGSEPGEAERVLGAEVARLLAEYEEHMEAIQFRKAASTLRALWSAGNSYLEEKAPWLEIKTDREAAALTLRTAMNLIHLYAVVSEPFIPTTAATMRAAFDLPGDSATWVTPEEARALGAVTAGTPFSVPPVLFAKLTDDDLETYKTRFGGTTG; encoded by the coding sequence ATGGCTCGACACCTCATCACCAGCGCCCTTCCGTACATCAACGGAATCAAGCACCTGGGCAACATGGTGGGGTCCATGCTCCCGGCGGACGTCTACGCCCGCTATCTGCGTCGGCGCGGCCACGAGGTCCTCTACATCTGCGCCACCGACGAGCACGGCACCCCGGCGGAGCTCGCCGCGAAGGAGCGAGGTCTGCCCGTCGAGGAGTTCTGCGCCCAGGCACACGACGCGCAGCGCGCCATCTACGACGGCTTCTCGCTCGCCTTCGACCACTTCGGCCGCAGCTCTTCGCCGCAGAACCACGAGATCACGCAGGAGATCGCCCGCGAGCTCAAGGCCAACGGATTCCTGGAGGAACGGTCGATCCGGCAGGTGTACTCCATCGCCGACGACCGTTTCCTGCCCGACCGGTACATCGTGGGCACCTGCCCCCACTGCGGCTACGACAAGGCCCGTGGCGACCAGTGCGAGAACTGCACACGCGTCCTGGACCCCACCGACCTCGTCGACGCCCGATCCGCGATCAGCGGCAGCGCGGACCTGGAGGTCCGGGAGACCAAGCACCTCTTCCTCCTCCAGTCGGCGCTCGCCGGCGAGGTCGAGGCCTGGGTGGACGAGCGGGCCGACGACTGGCCCGTCCTGGCCTCCTCCATCGCCCGGAAGTGGCTGACCGAGGGACTGCACGACCGCGCCATCACCCGCGACCTGGACTGGGGCGTACCGGTCCCGGCGGACACGTGGCCGGACCTCGCGGCCGAGGGCAAGGTCTTCTACGTCTGGTTCGACGCCCCCATCGAGTACGTCGGCGCCACCAAGGAATGGGCCGACCAGGACCCCGAGAACCGGGACTGGCGCTCCTGGTGGTGGGAGTCGCACGACGACGTCCGCTACACGCAGTTCATGGGCAAGGACAATGTCCCCTTCCACAGCGTGATGTTCCCCGCCACCCTGCTGGGCACCCGGGCGCCGTGGAAGAAGGTCGACGTCATCAAGGCCTTCAACTGGCTGAACTACTACGGCGGGAAGTTCTCCACCTCGCAGCGGCGGGGCGTGTTCACCCACGACGCGCTGGAGGTCCTCCCCGCCGACTACTGGCGCTACTTCATGATGGCCAACGCCCCCGAGTCGGACGACGCGTCCTTCACGTGGGAGCACTTCACCACGACGGTCAACAAGGACCTGGCGGACACCCTCGGCAACTTCGTCAACCGGGTCCTGTCCTTCTCCCGCAAGCGCTTCGGGGAGACCGTCCCGGCCGGCTCGGAACCCGGCGAGGCCGAGCGCGTGCTGGGCGCCGAGGTGGCCCGACTGCTGGCCGAGTACGAGGAGCACATGGAGGCGATCCAGTTCCGCAAGGCGGCCTCGACGCTCCGTGCCCTCTGGTCCGCGGGCAACTCCTACCTGGAGGAGAAGGCGCCGTGGCTGGAGATCAAGACGGACCGGGAAGCCGCGGCGCTCACTCTGCGCACGGCGATGAACCTGATCCATCTGTACGCGGTGGTGTCTGAGCCCTTCATCCCGACGACCGCGGCGACGATGCGCGCGGCCTTCGACCTCCCCGGTGACAGCGCCACCTGGGTCACCCCCGAGGAGGCCCGCGCGCTCGGTGCGGTCACCGCCGGCACCCCGTTCTCCGTCCCGCCGGTCCTCTTCGCCAAGCTGACCGACGACGACCTGGAGACCTACAAGACCCGCTTCGGCGGCACCACCGGCTGA